One Nitrospirota bacterium genomic window carries:
- a CDS encoding acyl carrier protein, with translation MSLENELKSLIISELKLVDVTPEELKDDDPLFGEGLGLDSLDAVELVVLLQKHYQIETKDLEHSREAFASVKTLADYIRASQSKG, from the coding sequence TTGTCACTCGAGAACGAACTAAAATCTTTAATCATCTCCGAGTTGAAACTTGTGGATGTGACACCGGAGGAGCTGAAGGACGATGATCCTCTGTTTGGCGAAGGCCTGGGGCTTGATTCTCTGGACGCTGTTGAACTGGTTGTTCTGCTGCAAAAACACTACCAGATTGAAACAAAGGATCTTGAACACTCAAGGGAGGCATTCGCCTCTGTAAAAACCCTTGCAGATTATATAAGGGCCAGCCAGAGTAAGGGATGA
- a CDS encoding beta-ketoacyl synthase chain length factor, translating to MSTRVLGIGTVSALGCGIETVKSGLEGKVSPAIEEHTIETADGEASLKVYTAAVRGLDRFVSRPAMRRMDRFIQMALLSSYLAIEDSGIILDDRTRVGIIFGSGYGPLQTTFSFLDSLIDFGDKCASPTLFANSVHNSLASHVSILLKLQGPCLTVTCFEQTTFSVMSTAINWLRDGTADYVLAGVGDEYCDVRGYATLMSGSRGSSAIRPLSFDECTYMPGEGFAAFLLGKESGDRAYCSLSRCETGRRELSCDHETLFLAANGDRDTGRFYKPLADNRRVQAYSPLYGGMPAGNGFDIAIAALSLKEGVVYPSPDKSDENNTDNTDNNANTSEISCIGFDRNGTCSLFTLAK from the coding sequence ATGAGCACCCGGGTTTTGGGGATCGGCACTGTTTCGGCCCTCGGGTGCGGAATAGAAACAGTCAAGTCTGGCCTTGAAGGAAAGGTCAGTCCGGCGATTGAGGAACACACGATTGAAACAGCGGATGGAGAGGCATCTTTAAAAGTATATACGGCAGCGGTACGCGGTCTTGACCGCTTTGTCTCGCGACCGGCCATGCGCCGGATGGATCGTTTCATCCAGATGGCCCTATTATCATCGTATCTTGCGATAGAGGACAGCGGCATAATCCTCGATGACAGGACACGGGTTGGGATAATTTTCGGCAGCGGCTACGGTCCACTGCAAACCACATTCAGCTTCCTCGACAGCCTGATAGATTTCGGTGACAAATGCGCCTCTCCCACCCTTTTCGCCAATTCGGTGCACAACTCCCTTGCCTCCCATGTCTCTATATTACTCAAGCTCCAGGGACCATGTCTGACGGTTACCTGCTTTGAACAGACAACGTTTTCAGTGATGTCAACTGCTATTAACTGGCTGAGAGACGGGACCGCAGACTATGTGCTGGCAGGGGTAGGAGATGAGTATTGTGATGTAAGGGGCTACGCAACGCTGATGTCGGGCAGCCGCGGGTCTTCTGCTATCAGGCCTTTGTCTTTTGATGAATGTACATATATGCCTGGTGAGGGTTTTGCAGCCTTCCTGCTGGGGAAAGAATCCGGTGACAGGGCATACTGCAGCCTGAGCAGATGTGAAACCGGACGAAGGGAACTTTCCTGCGATCACGAAACACTGTTTCTTGCCGCAAATGGTGATAGGGATACAGGACGGTTTTATAAACCGTTGGCAGACAACAGGAGGGTTCAGGCATACTCACCACTCTATGGAGGCATGCCGGCAGGAAATGGCTTTGATATTGCTATAGCAGCCCTTTCATTGAAAGAGGGGGTTGTTTATCCCTCGCCTGACAAGTCAGATGAGAACAATACTGATAATACAGATAATAATGCAAATACTTCAGAAATAAGCTGCATAGGCTTTGACAGAAACGGAACCTGCAGCCTATTCACCCTTGCGAAATAA
- a CDS encoding DUF2062 domain-containing protein, whose product MINILIVIPTFNNLKTLRTVTEKAVSTGLKVLVVNDGSTDGGPETLAGLSVTLLDFTDNRGKGSAILSAAEWAETNGYTHIITIDADGQHDPGDAALFPDLIRENPWTIIVGTRQFGEMVPFSSRFGRKFSNMWVWITTGWRVPDSQSGFRAYPVAALRQVKCQGRKYNFEVEILVRGIWAGLSIVHKDISVHYSDETIKASHFDPLRDNARISWTYTRLVLRNFLPWPHKVIFNTDSEEKLSILHPIRSFKLLLRESLSPKDMALSSMLGVFLGALPLIACHSIMIFFVATRLRLNRLVALSVSNICMPPFVPGLAVAVGYYMRHGSYLTEFNMQTLGYEAPQRLLEYLIGSLIIGPVLAVLVGAIAFLTGIFYQNLRVSKGTDGQRG is encoded by the coding sequence ATGATAAACATCCTGATCGTCATACCAACATTCAATAACCTGAAGACCCTGCGGACTGTGACTGAGAAGGCCGTGAGTACAGGCCTTAAGGTCCTCGTGGTAAATGACGGAAGCACAGATGGCGGTCCGGAGACTCTGGCAGGACTGTCAGTCACGCTGCTCGACTTTACAGATAACAGGGGCAAAGGGAGCGCCATCCTCTCTGCTGCAGAATGGGCAGAAACCAATGGATATACCCACATAATTACAATTGACGCAGATGGTCAGCACGATCCGGGGGATGCGGCCCTGTTTCCCGATCTGATAAGGGAAAATCCGTGGACGATTATCGTCGGGACCAGACAATTTGGAGAGATGGTTCCATTCTCAAGCCGTTTCGGCAGGAAATTTTCCAACATGTGGGTCTGGATTACGACAGGATGGAGAGTCCCGGACAGTCAGAGCGGATTCAGGGCTTATCCTGTAGCAGCGCTTCGGCAGGTTAAATGCCAGGGCCGGAAGTACAACTTTGAGGTTGAGATTCTTGTAAGGGGTATTTGGGCTGGACTGTCCATCGTTCATAAGGACATTTCCGTTCACTACTCTGATGAAACAATAAAGGCGTCCCATTTCGATCCTCTACGGGACAATGCGAGGATATCATGGACCTACACGCGGCTGGTACTTAGGAACTTTCTTCCATGGCCGCATAAGGTGATATTTAATACAGACAGTGAAGAGAAACTTTCTATCCTCCATCCGATCAGGTCATTCAAGCTTCTTCTCCGGGAAAGCCTTTCTCCTAAGGACATGGCCTTATCGTCAATGCTCGGGGTCTTCCTTGGTGCACTCCCGCTGATTGCGTGTCATTCCATAATGATCTTTTTTGTAGCCACCCGGCTCAGGTTGAACAGACTGGTGGCGCTGAGTGTCAGCAATATCTGCATGCCGCCTTTTGTCCCAGGCCTGGCCGTAGCAGTTGGTTATTACATGAGGCACGGCAGTTACCTGACGGAATTCAATATGCAGACACTCGGCTATGAAGCGCCCCAGAGATTATTGGAATACCTGATAGGTTCATTGATAATAGGACCGGTTCTGGCCGTATTAGTTGGAGCTATTGCCTTTCTAACCGGCATTTTCTACCAGAACCTCAGAGTTTCCAAAGGTACAGATGGTCAAAGGGGGTAA
- a CDS encoding beta-ketoacyl-[acyl-carrier-protein] synthase family protein — translation MKPFIAGITGLGAVCSAGDSLKTIIPALYSGKRSPSAPAIFSTEIDKISPVFEVPWTLACIPTRNDSSKAAMKATPSRTSLLAQTAVMEALEHACLDNKALQGIRVGVAIGTTVGCTLNNEPFYRSYKNKKNPEINPINNFLANNPALYIAGLFNCSGPAVTIANACSSGTDAIGLAKSWIENDICDIVLAGGADELCRTTYLGFTSLLITSPEPCRPFDLNRKGLNLGEGAGIVIVESNVSAEERGIPVLGYVKGYGSSGDAHHPTAPHPEGSGLRRAIDIALKAAGVSVNDIAFINAHGTSTPDNDKVEGKVIAEMFPDSVPVVSTKAYTGHTLGAAGGIEAVFTIKALIDKQLPATAGFEIFDPECAITPTTKNRPINGTTAISNSLAFGGNNSVLVIGTEQA, via the coding sequence ATGAAACCGTTCATTGCAGGTATTACCGGGCTCGGGGCTGTCTGCTCAGCCGGGGATTCTCTTAAAACAATAATACCGGCGCTTTATTCGGGTAAGAGAAGCCCTTCTGCCCCTGCTATTTTCAGTACAGAAATTGACAAGATAAGTCCGGTATTTGAGGTCCCATGGACACTGGCCTGCATTCCTACCCGGAACGATTCATCCAAGGCCGCCATGAAAGCCACACCATCCAGGACATCCCTTCTGGCACAGACCGCTGTCATGGAGGCTTTGGAACATGCCTGCCTTGATAACAAGGCCCTGCAGGGAATACGGGTCGGGGTGGCCATCGGGACTACTGTAGGATGCACTTTGAACAATGAACCTTTTTACAGGTCTTACAAAAATAAGAAGAACCCGGAAATAAATCCGATAAACAATTTTCTTGCCAACAACCCGGCCCTGTACATCGCCGGGTTATTCAACTGCAGCGGTCCTGCAGTCACCATTGCCAACGCCTGCTCATCCGGTACTGACGCTATTGGATTAGCCAAGTCCTGGATAGAGAACGATATCTGTGATATTGTTCTCGCCGGCGGGGCGGATGAGTTGTGCCGAACGACCTATCTTGGTTTTACATCCCTGCTGATTACTTCTCCGGAACCTTGCAGACCATTCGACCTTAATAGGAAAGGACTGAATCTGGGAGAGGGCGCCGGTATAGTTATAGTTGAAAGTAATGTCTCTGCTGAAGAGCGGGGCATTCCTGTCCTCGGTTATGTGAAGGGATATGGAAGCAGCGGGGATGCGCACCACCCCACAGCCCCCCATCCTGAAGGATCGGGTCTTCGCCGTGCAATAGACATCGCATTAAAAGCTGCCGGTGTTTCGGTAAATGATATTGCATTTATTAATGCCCATGGCACCTCCACTCCGGACAATGATAAGGTGGAAGGGAAAGTTATCGCGGAGATGTTTCCGGACTCAGTCCCGGTCGTTTCCACCAAGGCATACACCGGACACACCCTCGGGGCGGCCGGAGGTATTGAGGCAGTCTTTACGATTAAGGCGCTAATAGACAAGCAGCTACCTGCAACCGCTGGTTTTGAGATATTTGACCCGGAATGCGCTATTACTCCGACTACAAAAAACAGACCGATAAATGGCACAACAGCCATATCTAACTCACTTGCCTTCGGAGGTAACAACTCCGTCTTGGTTATAGGTACGGAACAGGCATGA
- a CDS encoding radical SAM protein has protein sequence MRIKIIYPKWRKIERQTQFHLPPHGPVVFAASLPPYADVEFIDENVDPLDLEDSPDIVALSVMLAAQVPRGFEIADHYRRRGIPVIAGGISASLHSDEFQQHVDSVFMGESEGRIEKVLEDFMNNRLAAVYDERGDLPPVELVGPARRGILNRERYTYRGIKMLDLVHASRGCRFKCFPCCTPFLGGQLFRPRPISKVVEEINSIDNNRLFLVDNSLAQNYQWEEELFKALIPLKKKWVSHPIEDDDKLLDLAYQAGAWYVYQAVFDTSDVIRNRIKKYKDHGIGVEGTIILGTDDQDIDYIKRLVDFLLEIGLDLAEFTIMTPFMHTPIRAQLEKEGRILSNNWADYTCDRVVFQPKKMTCTELQDIYEYAWDTFYKERPQELKMGDLFMKVIQREIADGTYQSPPKPKDYARHTRQC, from the coding sequence ATGAGAATAAAAATTATTTACCCGAAGTGGAGAAAAATCGAAAGGCAGACGCAATTTCACCTCCCTCCCCACGGTCCGGTGGTCTTTGCAGCATCACTTCCTCCTTATGCGGATGTTGAATTTATAGATGAAAATGTAGACCCGCTGGATCTGGAAGACAGTCCGGACATTGTAGCTCTCTCAGTCATGCTTGCTGCACAGGTTCCCCGGGGATTTGAGATCGCTGACCACTATCGCAGACGCGGGATACCCGTGATAGCAGGAGGAATATCCGCATCCCTCCACAGCGATGAGTTTCAGCAGCATGTAGACAGCGTCTTCATGGGGGAGTCCGAGGGTCGTATAGAAAAGGTGCTTGAAGACTTCATGAATAACAGACTTGCTGCGGTTTACGATGAGAGAGGAGACCTTCCTCCGGTTGAATTGGTAGGACCGGCAAGGCGCGGCATCCTGAACCGTGAACGCTATACTTATCGGGGGATTAAGATGCTGGATCTGGTACACGCATCCAGGGGCTGCCGTTTCAAGTGCTTCCCCTGCTGCACGCCGTTCCTTGGAGGGCAGTTATTCAGACCCCGCCCCATCTCAAAGGTAGTTGAAGAGATTAATTCAATTGACAATAACAGACTCTTTTTAGTTGACAATTCTCTGGCCCAGAATTACCAATGGGAGGAAGAGCTCTTTAAGGCGCTTATCCCGTTGAAAAAGAAGTGGGTAAGCCATCCAATCGAGGATGACGACAAGCTTCTCGATCTGGCGTATCAGGCCGGCGCCTGGTATGTTTACCAGGCGGTCTTCGATACATCCGATGTCATTCGAAACCGGATCAAAAAGTACAAAGATCATGGTATTGGTGTTGAAGGGACTATTATCCTCGGCACAGATGACCAGGACATTGATTATATAAAGAGGCTGGTAGACTTCCTGCTGGAGATCGGGCTGGATCTTGCCGAGTTCACCATCATGACACCATTCATGCATACCCCCATCAGGGCGCAGCTTGAAAAAGAGGGGAGAATCCTCAGCAATAACTGGGCGGATTACACATGCGACAGGGTCGTCTTCCAGCCCAAAAAGATGACATGCACTGAATTGCAGGATATATATGAATATGCATGGGATACCTTCTATAAAGAAAGACCGCAGGAATTGAAGATGGGTGACCTGTTTATGAAGGTAATACAAAGGGAGATAGCAGATGGCACTTATCAATCACCGCCCAAACCTAAAGATTATGCTCGACACACCAGGCAGTGTTGA
- a CDS encoding DUF559 domain-containing protein, protein MLKYNRALKQYSREHRKNMTDAEKFLWDKVRGRQLKECQFYRQKIIGNYIVDFYCPKARLIIELDGGQHYTEEGTIRDIIRDKYMESLGVKVLRFSDRDVFEDIEGVLEKIWDNL, encoded by the coding sequence ATGCTGAAATACAACAGGGCTCTGAAACAATACTCAAGGGAACATAGAAAGAATATGACTGATGCAGAGAAATTTCTTTGGGATAAAGTAAGAGGAAGGCAACTTAAAGAATGTCAGTTTTACAGGCAAAAGATAATAGGCAATTATATCGTAGATTTCTATTGTCCAAAGGCCAGACTTATTATAGAGCTTGATGGAGGCCAGCATTACACTGAAGAAGGCACTATAAGAGATATTATAAGAGATAAGTATATGGAAAGTTTAGGTGTCAAAGTTCTCAGGTTTTCTGATAGAGATGTTTTTGAGGATATTGAAGGAGTTCTTGAAAAAATATGGGACAATTTATAA
- a CDS encoding cobalamin-dependent protein (Presence of a B(12) (cobalamin)-binding domain implies dependence on cobalamin itself, in one of its several forms, or in some unusual lineages, dependence on a cobalamin-like analog.), whose product MAKILLLSSNITRDPYPVYPLGMAMIAHDLLSRGHEVIEWDYLAEGESLQGLTDLVRAQEPDVIGISIRNIDNCSYNNTVSYAPFYQDIIRVLRLCTESPIVLGGAGYSLFPEILLEKLGGDYGIAGEGEVVFSHLAEELAAGRRPVTRILRNETPLTGGETAAAGRNPGYAEYYIRHGGMMNIQTKRGCPLRCAYCSYPALEGRVYRYRPASVVADEIQLLIDKYHADYYFIADSVFNDPSGHYLEIIEEIVRRGIQIPWMAYFKPDRFRLQDIELMKRSGLKAVEWGTDCSTDITLKGMGKHFSWSDVEESNRLFSSAGISCAHFIIFGGPEETEQTVEEGLSNIDRLNDCVVFASTGVRVIPGTPIHRRAVMEGMVTSADDLIEPFFYFSRDVAASFLDQAIRRSFGSRIDRVYPFEKDADKVRAFHNLGYKGPIWDMLLGKGINLERRRKRVQ is encoded by the coding sequence ATGGCCAAGATACTTCTTCTTTCATCCAATATAACGCGGGACCCTTATCCTGTTTACCCCCTTGGAATGGCCATGATAGCCCATGATTTACTTTCCCGCGGGCATGAAGTAATTGAGTGGGATTACCTTGCTGAGGGTGAATCACTACAGGGTCTGACGGATCTTGTAAGGGCACAGGAGCCTGATGTCATTGGCATCTCTATTCGCAACATAGATAACTGCAGTTACAATAATACAGTCTCCTATGCACCGTTCTATCAGGATATTATCAGGGTATTGCGGCTCTGTACTGAAAGTCCTATTGTCCTGGGGGGTGCAGGGTACTCATTGTTTCCCGAGATCCTTCTGGAAAAATTGGGGGGAGATTACGGGATAGCGGGGGAGGGTGAGGTGGTTTTCTCGCACCTTGCCGAGGAACTTGCTGCCGGAAGGAGACCGGTCACAAGGATATTAAGAAACGAGACCCCTTTGACAGGGGGGGAAACTGCAGCTGCAGGAAGAAACCCTGGATACGCGGAGTATTACATCAGGCATGGTGGCATGATGAACATCCAGACCAAGCGGGGTTGTCCGCTAAGATGCGCTTACTGTTCTTACCCGGCGCTGGAGGGCAGAGTTTACAGGTACCGTCCGGCCTCAGTTGTGGCTGACGAGATTCAATTGCTCATTGATAAGTACCATGCAGATTATTATTTCATTGCAGATTCTGTTTTCAATGATCCGTCAGGACACTATCTTGAGATAATAGAAGAAATAGTCCGCCGCGGGATACAAATCCCCTGGATGGCCTATTTTAAACCTGACCGGTTTCGCCTGCAGGATATCGAACTGATGAAACGTTCAGGTCTGAAGGCTGTAGAATGGGGAACTGATTGTTCTACGGACATAACACTGAAGGGGATGGGTAAACATTTTTCATGGTCGGATGTAGAAGAGAGCAACAGGCTGTTCAGCTCTGCAGGTATAAGCTGTGCCCATTTTATCATATTCGGCGGACCAGAGGAGACTGAACAGACAGTTGAAGAGGGACTTTCAAACATTGACCGTCTTAACGACTGCGTCGTCTTCGCCTCAACCGGGGTCCGGGTAATACCTGGTACACCGATTCACAGGCGGGCGGTCATGGAAGGAATGGTCACTTCAGCAGATGACCTTATCGAGCCTTTTTTTTACTTCTCCAGGGATGTCGCCGCCTCCTTTCTCGACCAGGCCATCAGAAGGTCTTTCGGCAGCAGAATAGACAGGGTCTATCCATTTGAAAAAGATGCAGACAAGGTAAGGGCATTTCATAATCTTGGTTATAAGGGACCTATCTGGGACATGCTTCTGGGAAAAGGTATCAACCTGGAAAGAAGACGTAAACGTGTACAATGA
- a CDS encoding beta-ketoacyl-[acyl-carrier-protein] synthase family protein, translated as MNEVFVADTSIVTAMGNSIDEMWPVLSAGGSAIRPVQRFNTDRLAYHDAACVEGLETDKGENFICKLMSAALNNLRSLPKDIFTIWTGIKGDVPFIEDTAEGRKGMPPYLSRHYREWVCNYLGIPDTGLEVNAACASSTVGLAIGAQMISEGRCSSVLVCAADMVSRFIFTGFASLRGLSATKCRPYDLDRDGLHLGEGAAAILLTDKESIERMGYTPLARLTGWGIANDANHITGPAKDGRGLINSIRPALAQAGLSHDNVEAYCAHGTGTPYNDAMELTAIESVFGSRRFPLFSVKGAIGHTLGAAGAIEAAISIRSMTEKMVVPTSGLVRPEDRAEGRASDKEQPFPGNNILTSNSGFGGCNAALIFERM; from the coding sequence ATGAATGAGGTATTTGTGGCAGACACCTCTATTGTGACCGCAATGGGCAATTCGATAGATGAGATGTGGCCTGTGCTCAGTGCAGGCGGTTCAGCGATAAGGCCAGTCCAACGCTTTAATACGGACAGGCTTGCGTATCATGACGCGGCCTGTGTAGAAGGTCTGGAAACTGATAAAGGAGAAAATTTCATATGTAAATTGATGTCCGCAGCGCTGAATAATCTCAGGTCCCTTCCGAAGGATATCTTCACCATATGGACCGGAATTAAAGGGGATGTACCGTTCATTGAAGATACGGCAGAAGGAAGGAAAGGGATGCCTCCTTATCTGTCCAGACACTACCGGGAATGGGTCTGCAATTATCTTGGGATTCCAGACACCGGACTTGAAGTCAATGCTGCATGTGCCTCTTCCACAGTAGGACTCGCCATCGGGGCGCAGATGATCTCCGAAGGAAGGTGCTCATCCGTCCTTGTTTGTGCTGCGGACATGGTGAGCCGTTTTATCTTTACAGGCTTTGCATCTCTGCGCGGTCTTTCGGCAACAAAGTGCCGTCCTTATGACCTGGATAGGGATGGCTTGCATCTGGGTGAAGGGGCTGCAGCTATTCTCCTCACTGACAAAGAATCTATAGAAAGGATGGGTTATACACCTCTGGCAAGACTCACAGGCTGGGGTATAGCCAATGACGCCAATCATATTACAGGACCTGCTAAAGATGGCCGCGGCCTGATAAACTCCATAAGACCGGCCCTTGCCCAGGCAGGTCTTTCTCATGATAATGTAGAGGCATACTGTGCCCACGGTACAGGGACACCTTACAATGACGCTATGGAACTTACAGCTATTGAGTCGGTCTTCGGGTCAAGACGTTTCCCTCTGTTCTCCGTAAAAGGGGCCATAGGACACACCCTCGGGGCTGCCGGGGCAATTGAGGCTGCTATCTCCATACGTTCTATGACTGAAAAAATGGTGGTTCCTACATCAGGATTAGTCAGGCCGGAAGACAGGGCAGAGGGAAGGGCATCTGATAAAGAACAGCCCTTTCCAGGCAACAATATACTGACATCAAACTCCGGATTCGGAGGATGCAATGCGGCACTTATATTTGAGAGGATGTAA